From a region of the Paenibacillus sp. R14(2021) genome:
- a CDS encoding extracellular solute-binding protein, whose product MKKSIWVSLMLVLISSIVLSACGSSDKKDNAGAGKANTGAEASNDKAADDKAANETPSKPVDIGFFAPQGKAPLEDNDYTKFVEQKFNVKIKWDLAPTDALVDRRQLLLASGDYPEVFLEGKFTNSDLMTYGKQGVLIPLNNLIDKYAPNLKAMMDKKPYLKEAMTAPDGNIYGIPRFNECYHCTFSQKYWINKEWLDKLGLSVPTTTDELYNVLKAFKTKDPNGNGKADEIPLTGAPNKYVWNGNIDAYLMNAFIYNDNDKYLTVTDGKIDFAANKPQWKEGLVYLHKLYSDGLIDKASFTQNDQAVGQLGNREGDEIVGSITTALLSYLVNTYDDKITRHKHWVIVPPLKGPEGVQLAGMWQGFGEFAMTITNKASEEQQIAAIKIADYAFSEEGALLSEYGVKEGIGWKKAEADEKNIDGKPAKYSFANLTPVDPNVVRNDSWSLLGPKDLSKDFRDLFATAQDPLTGAGYEKRLADATAAFAPYAPKEFYPASAFVRPEDTDTIAQLATSIKDYVQSNMAQFIIGDKNIDKDWDAYVKGFDGLNLPQYIQIYQSALEKK is encoded by the coding sequence TTGAAAAAGTCCATTTGGGTATCGCTTATGCTTGTATTGATCAGCAGTATCGTCCTTTCCGCGTGTGGCAGCAGCGACAAGAAAGATAATGCCGGAGCCGGTAAAGCCAATACTGGAGCTGAAGCCTCGAACGACAAGGCTGCGGACGACAAGGCTGCGAACGAAACACCGTCCAAACCGGTTGATATTGGATTCTTTGCTCCGCAAGGGAAGGCGCCGCTCGAGGACAACGATTACACCAAGTTCGTGGAACAGAAATTCAACGTCAAGATCAAGTGGGACTTGGCGCCAACCGATGCGCTCGTAGACCGCAGACAGCTGCTGCTCGCGAGCGGCGACTATCCGGAGGTGTTCCTGGAAGGCAAATTCACGAATTCGGACCTGATGACATACGGCAAACAGGGTGTGTTGATTCCGCTTAACAATTTGATTGACAAGTACGCGCCGAATTTGAAAGCGATGATGGACAAGAAGCCTTATTTGAAAGAAGCGATGACGGCGCCGGACGGCAATATTTATGGGATTCCGCGCTTTAACGAGTGTTACCACTGCACGTTCTCGCAGAAGTATTGGATCAACAAGGAGTGGCTCGACAAGCTTGGTCTTTCCGTACCGACGACGACGGACGAGCTCTATAACGTATTGAAAGCCTTCAAAACGAAAGATCCGAACGGCAATGGAAAAGCGGATGAAATACCGCTCACCGGCGCGCCGAACAAATACGTCTGGAACGGTAATATCGATGCGTACCTCATGAATGCCTTTATTTACAATGATAATGACAAATACTTGACCGTTACGGACGGCAAAATAGATTTTGCCGCGAATAAGCCGCAGTGGAAGGAAGGTCTGGTTTACTTGCACAAGCTGTACAGCGACGGCTTGATCGACAAAGCGTCTTTTACGCAAAACGACCAAGCGGTCGGTCAGCTCGGTAATCGCGAGGGCGACGAAATCGTCGGTTCCATCACGACGGCGCTGCTCAGCTACCTGGTAAACACGTACGACGATAAGATCACGCGCCACAAGCATTGGGTCATCGTGCCGCCGCTTAAAGGACCTGAGGGCGTACAGCTTGCGGGCATGTGGCAGGGCTTTGGCGAGTTCGCCATGACCATTACAAATAAAGCAAGCGAAGAGCAGCAAATCGCAGCGATTAAAATTGCCGACTATGCCTTCAGTGAGGAAGGTGCGCTGCTCAGCGAATATGGCGTGAAAGAGGGAATTGGCTGGAAGAAAGCAGAAGCCGATGAGAAGAACATTGACGGGAAACCGGCCAAATACAGCTTCGCAAATCTTACACCAGTTGACCCAAATGTCGTTCGCAACGACAGCTGGTCGCTGCTGGGACCGAAGGATCTGTCAAAGGATTTCCGCGACTTGTTCGCAACAGCGCAGGATCCGCTGACCGGCGCAGGTTACGAGAAGCGTCTGGCCGACGCTACCGCCGCGTTCGCTCCGTATGCGCCTAAGGAATTCTATCCGGCCAGCGCATTCGTTCGTCCCGAAGATACGGACACGATCGCCCAGTTGGCGACGTCCATTAAAGACTACGTGCAGTCCAACATGGCACAGTTCATCATCGGCGATAAGAACATCGATAAGGATTGGGATGCCTATGTGAAAGGGTTCGACGGTTTGAACCTGCCGCAGTACATCCAAATCTATCAATCGGCGTTAGAGAAAAAATAA